Part of the Chelmon rostratus isolate fCheRos1 chromosome 10, fCheRos1.pri, whole genome shotgun sequence genome is shown below.
ACATTTGTTGGCTGGATATTACCATGTCCTGATATGCCATCACTACACACTATATGCTGAAAAGCACTTGGAGGCATTTGTTCACATATTGTAGTGTACTttaggtgtgtgtctgtgtaaaatGATTTGGATGAGGGAAGTCTTAGCAATGTATACAACATGAAACAGACTCTATCCTTGAGGGAAGCGTAATGTCTCTGActgtgtggctgcagtttgGGAAAGagcctttcctgtttcaacatgagtGACAATATCCCTGTGTGAACAAGATGACAACAACACAACTGTTGTGTGGAAAGTTTGATGAAATCCAGTTTTAATCCTACCTCCTATGTCGTGAGTATCTTCCGCTGACATGGCCTTTGCCGTCACATCCGGGGGTGGGACAGCTGCTACTGACAGGCAGCAGGACAAATACACGCTTCatatacacaaaacacactttctacacacatttattttgatagtCTTCTGTTGAAGCCTAGAATCACTTACCTTAACTCCTGCTTCATCTCTTGTCCCACAAGTTCTGACGACACTAGGAGTAAAGAAGCAGGGGAATCATTGAGTGCAGAAACAAAAGTCACATGAGAGCTGTACAACCCTGAATGCAAATAAGTTGGGTCGCTCTgtaaaacagagataaaacagaatgtgataacgTGCGAATtccttttgacatatactcaactgaaaacagtgcaaagacaatatatttatcaccttcattgatttttagaCATATCTGCAGcaaatttgatgcagcaacatgtttcaaataagttggGCGAGGAGCAACAAATGACTGGGAAAattgtggaacactccaaaaacacctgtttggatcattccacaggtaaacgtttttttttttttgtttttttttttgctgggaaAATGAACTCATTGCATGTTTACATGTAAAATTCAACCTTGTGCATGCATGCCCCTTTACATCTGTAAGGGATGTGTCAAACAGCTAAGCATGGCTGGATTAGAAGCAAGGAGAAGAGGGGCCACTGAATatgtttaaactgtgatttgtcAGTCCTTAGTGTCCAGTTGATTTTCTGTGATCCATTAATAGTCCAATAGTGCTAACCCTGGACCTGAACAGTAGTgtgaatatactgtacaatcatttcaccgtgtgtgtgtgtgtctatactAACCCCGGATGCCTTTGGAGCGGGTTCGTGTTCGTGTCTCTGCAGTGTCCTGGCTCATCTGAACAACAGAGGGACATGAGCAAGATGAAGAAAAGTGACAAAGTGTAGcactaacagacagacagacagacaggcaggcaggcagacagacagacagacagacaggcaggcaggcaggcagacagacagacagacaggcaggcaggcaggcaggcaggcaggcaggcaggcaggcagacaggcaggcagacagacagatagtgTTGGGGTCTGCAGTTTCCCTCCTTGTCTTTGCttccctctcctgtctctgtctttaaCTGCAGGTCTTGTCCgggctcctcctctcctgagcatACCTGACTTCACGTATTCAATCCACAATATATAACTGGCCTTCCAACCAGTATTCTCTGAATCGTCTGCTCACCTACAGTATGTGGTAACCTCGTGATCGACCAAGAacctttgtgctatttttgcctgcctgtctgtctgcctccctgacttttgtttctgtgctcAGGTGTCTGGATTCCCTCTTGGACCTGTTCTCTCTGGCCTGCTCGTCTGCTCTTCTGATCGGACCTCTCAGATTCGACTGCTTTACGTTATCGGAAAGATCATTAAACTTCGAAACTTTTCATCCActtctgcctctgtgtctgaGTTACAGCATTTgggtagatagatagatagacagatagatactTTGACGCTGAGGCTTGTCCTCTCTGGTTGATTGGCTCTCCCCTGATCCACCGTTGGCTCAGAGTTTGACCTTTGAACGCATTTTCTGTTGAAcgaaacacaccaaaacaacacCTTTACACACAATGGTCAGTTTACTTGTCAAGGTTAGAACTACTTTGTCTTAGAAAATAATTGTATAATATACTctgatgtcatagtgatgtcattaGCATTACTTCGgcataacaataaaaaatatggtGGCATTTGCGAGGCAGGGAGAATGTgatgagttgcattatgggaaatggaGGATCGATTTTTGGGGCTTGACCCACACAAGTGACTCGAAGGCAGAATTTTTCTGCTTCTCGCTCcaattttgaccttttttttgttgttttttttaaacctgtctCTTGAGTCCTCCAGCTTTATGCAAGTGAAATATTGAAGCGCTGGAGGACCCTTTAAGCCCAATTCACCTACTGTGTTGTTGGCTAAAAAGCTGGCAGGACACGAGCCTGGTGATTATATGGGCAGACACTGCTTTTCTAGATGAGAAAAGTTCCCAAAGATACTACTCATATTTTAGGGAAATGTGTTGATGCACAAGACAtctaaaatgatgaaatggtcCAACTATAAAAAACATCTAGAGCCTTGGGTTTGAACATGTCAGTGTAAGCATCACATAGCTCTCCTGAAACAGCACAGTTGTTTCCATAGAAGACACAGAGTTCAAGTCATCAGTATTTTTTCGGGGAATTTGGGGGTTTCAGCGACCTGTGCAGACTTTAAATCCTACATTTACAAACTTGAACATTGTGAGTATTCTCTAAGATCGTTCCAGCATTTTTAGActtgttattaaaaaaacaaatagaggTTGCCTGGCAGTGTGAAGTAGACTTTGAAACAGCAGCGGGGGTTcagtagaaaaagaaaagaaaatagaatCGTCATTGTCCTCTAAAAAACTAcatgtttctttgttcatgAATTTTGGTTCAGAGATCTGCAGAACTGAAGAATTAACTCTTTAGTTGGTTCAAATGTCTAAAAGAACTGTCAGTAGACAGCAACTTTAATCATTTCAGTGTTAGGTGGGGGCATTGGGGGGACTTGCACTCACAGAGtcttggaaaatgtttttgaaaattgtatctaatctaatctaatcgAGAGTTTATGACCATGATTAAACATATGAATATATCATATGtagaaaaaagtttttttttatttaacgctattgaaaacatgaaaaataagaatataaatacagaaattaTATACATAAGTTGGAAACATATCATCATGATATATTTTGCTTGTAGGTTCCTACAGTGGTgtgtcatgacagtgtgacaggaGACTGTAGAGCGTGGGACAGTTTGGGGATCTGTCAACGGGGTCAAGGGCCAGAAAAGGTTTGAGTGACTGTGACACTCTGCCAGCCAGAGCCTTTTTCAAACATACAGGTCTGTACATCTGTACATATTAGCTTAATATATTCCCTAACCTGAACCATCACACCTAAAGCCTAACCCCATCCTCTCCCCTAACCCCCCTGACCCAGCCTGACAGTTCAAACCGAGTCTGTGGAGGTCTGACCCGACAAAACGTCCTctctttccaaaaatgtcctcacgCTCAAGGTCTGAAACTCAAGTAGGTTatcacagagcacacacacacacacgcacacacacacacacacacacacactgcgaaTATGAAGTAGGCTACAACGCAGTGGGCTTGTTGTGAGGTGACAGCAGAGACGGAGGCCGGACGAGGCCTTCCTCCCCTCCTGGACGGCGCACTGACAGAACAAACACGCACAAAGAGCGCCGGCGTTCAGCGGTTTGCACTTCACACCGACCTGACCGTCGACACCAGGCCGCCATTGTAGAGGCCGGAAATAACGAGCGACAATAATAATCGGTAATAATGGACATTCGGACCGAGCTGAAATGATtctgaaggaaaggaaaagcatAGTGGCATGCACGGTGGAAAGATCTACATATGGATTCATCGCGACCTGTCTGCACGGCGTGAAATCCACCGTAAGGCCTGCAGCCAAGGCCCGGAAAATGCCAACAAATAAGTGCGCTTCACGCTCTTTGTCAGAGACATAAAGCCTTACCTTActgctctcccctccccctccgcTCCGACATATCCGGGCTGGCAGATGGACGTTCAGTGGGACACACAACCACGGTACAGTACCAGACCACAGCAGCGGGGACCGATCAGCGTGACGGCAGCCTACGACTGAGCCCAGCAGCCCTGAGCCGTTCAGCACCCCGGACAGAGCCAGCCGAATcctcagcaccatggacagtcCCGCTACACTGCCCCCTGCAGGAGCACAGGAGAGCTGCGGCTCATGGAGGGGCCGCCCTGCCACGGACCGCCCCCCCTCGGCCCGGCCCGTGGGCCGCTGGAGGAGGACACGGTGTCAGTATTTGAAGAGCCACCAAGCAGCTCGAGGACGGTgcaatgaggaggaggaggaggtggaagatcTGACCAGTCACTCCTCAAGTCAATAAGACACCCTGCAACTAAAAACCCGCTGAGTTGCACAAGTAGTGGAAGTACTTACAGCGACAATAGGCCAATCACAGAGCACAGCTTTGTTCCTTTTTGTCAGGaacaaaggaaaggaaatatttttcaatATGAAGGTACCTTTATCAATGAATTTATCCATTTTAGtgttattcattttattttgtttgtccaTATGATAATAACAGTTTTAAAACGTTTAAAAATACACACCTAACattaatagatagatagatagatagatagatagatagatagatagatagatagatagatagatagatagatattgcAGTGTTACAGAAATTCACAtgtcccaaacacacactgcttacACTAAGCTGGCATGAAGGAGTTAGATAAacactattttaaaaatatataccTTTGTGTACGtacgtacgtgtttactttcagagccgctgcgcagtgagagcagTGGCAGGtgagagtaggctcattttaaatcgataaaatatgttttaatcagtgtttttagtgtcactttattgaatgcTTAGTAGTAAGctgtgttctaagcgggataatgtatagtgagctggttcctatggagaaataaagcCCTCCGCTTCTATCTCATCCTGTCggtgtttatttctccatagtAAACAAGTCACTCGACATGATCCCCTACATAAATTATAACTATTGAAGTTGAACGTGCAAAGTTACTTtggaaaataaagttgaatGTGCAACGTCCCTCAGAAGATAAGTCTCCTGTCCTTGTACAGAGGGgagtcattcagtcagtcagtataTGACTCTCTGTAGTGGTCCTGACTGCAGTGGAGATGAAGAAGCCCCCAACTGAAAACACTCTGCTCTCTGATTACTAGGTCATGCAGGGGATGTGAAGTGTTGTCCATTATGTTGAGCAGTTTGTGCAACATCCTTCTCTCAACAAGCCCTCTTTATCAGtttattgtgtttctctgtgttgctctctctgatgctgctgccacaACAGATGGCTGCAAAGACAActgcaacaacagactggtaaaaGATCTGCAACATCTTGCTGCGCACGTTAAAGGACCTATGCTTCCTCAAGAAAGAAGTCTACTCTGTCCCTTTCTGTAGACAGCCTCAGTGTTACTGGTCCATTCTGCACAGCACAGAATGTCTTCCACAGCACCGGAACTTTCTCCTGGCTCAGGCTAAGGTTGAAGAGGTGCTGTAGAAGCCCCCATAGCTGGTCTACACAGGCCCTCCTCCTtttaaacgcacacacacacgcacacacacacacacacacacacacacacacacacacacacacacacacacacacacacacagtgcatatCTTTTGACGTGAGAAAGCCTAAAGGAAAGACAACGCCAATACCCACTTCAATCCAGCTGGTGGCAGCACTGCACCACGGCGGTTATGAAACGACTCATCCACCAATAATGAATAAGAGCGATAAAAtacgaagaagaagaagaagaagaagaagaagaagaagaagaagaagaagaagaagcagcagcagaagaagagtaGCTTGTGCCTCTCTTCCACAGGTTAGTTTCTGAGTTTATCGTTATATACCATAGCCTGTCTCTTTGCGGTTCACTTCAAACAGCAGTTAAGATCGTAACGACAGACTCAGCCGTATTTCAAGAATAAGCTCTGATTTCTTTTGCAGAACCAACGCCAACTAACATCCGCCTAACCTCGAATAATTACCGTTATAGCTAACTTTATCGATGACGTTAGAAAGTTATTCAACCAACTAACGctgggtaaaaaaaatatatatatatatctaacGTTAGCTTGCCAACGGTTGTAACGTTAGTCCTGAAGGTAGCTTGTCTTGAGTCTGGAAAGGTGGGCTGTGTGGAGAATGCGCTATCATGTCCACCGAGATAAAACCAAAGCAGTCTCATACCACAGTCTTGCAATAAATCCTCCGTTCGCGAAAGTTCCGTTTTTGTTTAAAACTGTTGAGAGGTCTTGATTCAAGTTCATGGGGGCTGTAATTGTAACTCTGCTGTTCAGAGGTATTTCTAATAATTTGTCTAAATCCTCAACGGTGTAAATGGGTTGGAAATAGCATTAAATGGGTTACAATTACAACgtattattttatatatcaaatcaaatatatATCAAGTATTTGTTTCTTGTAAACTGAATAGAGGTAACATTGGCCTTAAGAAAATCGTGATTGTCATGTTCTGAAGTTGTATAGACCTAATGATTAATCGCGTTAATGAGAACATAGTTGTCAGGCCAGGCTGAGTGTCCAGCCTCATGCCTGGTGGAGATGTGCTACATTATCACGCTGATGACATGACAAATATTCTGTAAATGTAATCCTGCCATGTTAGCTGATTTGCAGAACTTTCCATAGTTtccacaaaatgtgtgtgtgtgtgtgtgtgtgtgtgtgtgtgtgtgtgtgtgtgtgtgcgtgtgtgtgtgcgcagctgCAGGATGGACATGTCCAGCAGGCTGGAAGTGTGGCAGCAGCTGGCTGAGAGCTGTGGGCTCAGTACAGTCCAGCAGGGCCTACAGCAGGtctggaggctgctgctgctctgtgtgatCTGCAGACTCTGCTTCAGACTGGGTGAGCTGCCCTGACTGAATATCAGCAGATAGGAGCCTTCACAGCAAGGTTCAGCTTAGCTATGATGTAACAGTGATGTTGACTTTTCCTTATAACACACATTTATTACACCTGGTTAAATCAACACAGATTCAACCAAGACGAGCATTGGACTCATAATTCAAGGGCTTCATGCTTGTGTTCCTCAGGAGGTGCGTCCACTGTGAAACATGTAGCATCAGTGTTGGCTGGGATGTACGGCCTCTTCTTGTTCTTTGAGTTGCACATGCTGTGGGTGCTGCTGCTCAGCGTGCTCTGTTACCTCGTTCTGCTCCTCAGCCGACATTCCAGCAGCAGGGGCATCTTCCTCTCCTTCGTCATCCTCATCTACCTCCTCATTGGGTGAgacaacactgcaaaaaatcacaaatatgaTAATCACAGctttcaaaaaacaacaacaacaaaaaaaaaacaggtaaaatCAGTTGTCCTGAGGCAGTGTGCTTTTTTCCTCCAACAAGTGGTGGCTACATGATTTTTCCACACCCTGCACTGCAGTGATGTCATGTTGCAAACAGCAACATGACTCTCATACActattttcagtttgtcagtgctcttttcatttttttgttacTAGTGCTGAGTAAAGACCTTTTTCATTCCTCTAAAGTTAACAAAATTTAGATTTCAGTAACGAGTTAGCTGTGTCCTGTGACACAACGTTTTGACATCAAACGTAGCGAGGCTCAATGCCCAGCTGAAGTGACACACCATCCGTCTCCGTGAGCGCAGAGGCCATGATATACACAGATgagttgtgtttatttgtgtggcTGCTAGCTGTTTTGTTGATGGAATGGTACCCTGGCATCGGTTGATTTTACTGTCAGTTTCTACACTACACTGATTTTACAGTTTCCTCTGAAACTTCATGCAAATTCCGCATTTACTCATTTCATGAATAATTCTGTAAACCTTGTATATTCTGGCATAGAATCAAGTTttgttatgttgttttattatatgtattatattatattatatctGCCTATTTTTCAGAGAGCTGCATTTAATTGACATGGTGACTTGGCATAAAATAAGAggtaaatatttcattatttggtCTGACAATACTGTCATGgaagttttgtttatttaaaataatataaatttttttaattattgtctACAATACTGTAGTGTTTCCACAGCTACTACTTTGTGTCAGGGATAAAGCCTCTCTGTCAGttggtgaaaaagaaaaaccatgTGTTTTGACACATCATTTTCATGATCTTTTTTCAATTAGCAGATGTTTTAACATTAAACACTGTAAGAATATTTTCAGTAAGCAGTGTGATCACACTGTAATAGTGACAAAATTACGTCTACTCAAATAAAGAACAACTAAGTAGCTTCAGAAAGTTCCCTCAATAGCCACAGAGGCCCTTAAACAACAGTCTTTGTAGACCAAGTAGAACTGAACAAGAAGTGTCCCCTTAATCATTTCAGTGtcaggaaaaagaaataatgttaaatgtgttttcacctTCATTGTATTCACTAAACATGTTGCAATATATTCAGAAAGAAAGATCAGTATGAACGTTTTTCAGGACCATGCAGCTGTGCTCTGTGCCTTACAACTCACAAAACAAGGGATTCCACTTTGTACCATTTGTCCAGCCATGATGCTAGTtgtagtgttgtttttttaagtgtgtgtgtgtgtgtgtgtgtgtgtgtgtgtgtgtgtgtgtgtgtgtgtgtgtgtgtgtgtgtgtgtgtgtgttcgtgtgcgtgtgtgcgtgtgcgtgtgtgtgcgcgcgtgtgtgtgtgtgtgcacgtgcacgtgtgcgtgcgCGTCAGGCTCTCAGATGGTGGTGGCCATGAAGGCCATCTCTCTGGCGTTTGACCTGGACAGAGGAGCAGTGGGCACCCTGCCCTCCCCAGCTGAGTTTGTGGGCTATGTTCTCTTTGTGGGCACAGTTGTCTTCGGCCCTTGGATCAGCTTCTCCAGTTATAAAAATGCCATTGAAGGCAGAAAACTGGTGGGTAATTGAtgtttcctgcttcctctgtgtgcaTGCTATGCTTCATGTGTCGTGCTCTGGAAGTAATGAGTTATTGTTCCTCAGAGCTGGTTGTGGCTGCGTAGTTCCTCCCTCAGCCTCCTGAAGAGTCAGGTCTGTCTGCTGGTCTCCACCTGTATCGCCCCTTACCTCTTCACTTTGTTCATCCCAATCCATGGaagcacagtcacacagaagtaaggcacattttcattcaaatcttTGTTCCACTGCAACTTAGTTCTTTAGTTCTTTAGTTTTGCCAATACTACAGCTTTTACAATATGAGAAGAATGAGAACgtactgtctgtctttctttccctgCTTCCAAGATACATTTGAGAAAGGTAAGGCTTGTTTTCAGGGTGAGAATTAATAGCTTTCCCCACAGGTTGTCGTAAATTGACTGCAGAGTGTTTAACATAAGATGTGCACAGGGGAGATTATTATTGGATCATGTCTTTGAGAAAATGCTGTTCTGCTCCCATTATTACTGTATTCATACTGCTAGAAAGCATGTGGCCATCTCTCCAAACACCAGTGTAACAGTACTGTCCTTGATTACCAGTAGTGTGATCAGGGGCTGAGGCCTGGGTGGATGAGCCCTGCATTTGTAATCATTAGGGGCTCCAATTCTCAAACCTATGGCACCAGTGTTGAATGTCTACCTTACGTTTGTCTACCAATAATGTcagaacacaacagcagcagatatCCGATATGCTGTTAGGGTTTACGATACATTAGACAGTGAACGAGTGGTTCTCAAATCCAGGGTCACTAGTCGGAGTTAAGTTCATATCTTCCGTCTTTGGTGtagtgttgttgctgctgctgtgcagccCTGTCTGCTAGAAATGATATTTATATTcaactaatttgcaacagcaaatgcattttgagggaaacatcatgttttctcctcacctaatgaggaaatgttgttaattaatgtaCCTGgcaagttgcaaaaatgttgatacggtaaaatgtt
Proteins encoded:
- the LOC121612590 gene encoding protein-serine O-palmitoleoyltransferase porcupine-like is translated as MDMSSRLEVWQQLAESCGLSTVQQGLQQVWRLLLLCVICRLCFRLGGASTVKHVASVLAGMYGLFLFFELHMLWVLLLSVLCYLVLLLSRHSSSRGIFLSFVILIYLLIGELHLIDMVTWHKIRGSQMVVAMKAISLAFDLDRGAVGTLPSPAEFVGYVLFVGTVVFGPWISFSSYKNAIEGRKLSWLWLRSSSLSLLKSQVCLLVSTCIAPYLFTLFIPIHGSTVTQKWLHAYENAVSFHFSNYFVGHLSEGTSMLAGAGFTEEKDNVRWDLSVVKPLSVEMPRSMVTVVTSWNIPMSRWLKTYVFKNAMKLGTFPAILVTYTASALLHGLSFHLGAVLLSLGFITYVEHVLRKKLASVFSACILSRPCTSDCSHQHKKEYWVMLLNLVFSFLVIFHLTYLGSMFDPGVDEQEVEEGYAAIHTIQRWSELNWASHWVVFACWVFYRLIQ